The proteins below come from a single Mesobacillus jeotgali genomic window:
- a CDS encoding nuclease-related domain-containing protein — MKILIYEAVVKRLPFNHPRKKDFQTKLMKLKAGYKGEVDLDYYLSQLPEKEYILLQGLRIPHLKTHFQIDTLLLYPSFFINFESKNYAGEIDIDIAFDQLIRTIDGKQDIYGNPILQAKTQTTNLITWLNNNSFSFPPIEYFVTISSSQTMIKNSNKSPEVFYRLCRTARALYKIEEVKLKYKSETLTIKDLKKIAHKLIKSDQPLIINPKELNLPLTDLTKGIQCPECQVFGMKRIHGNWLCSSCGHLSKTAHISAIKDFFLLHGFSINNRQLRDFLGIDSVDLATHILKSLNLISTGSKKNKTYSPPPDFFK; from the coding sequence GTGAAAATTCTAATTTATGAAGCAGTAGTGAAAAGGCTACCCTTTAATCATCCCCGTAAAAAGGATTTCCAGACAAAATTGATGAAATTAAAGGCTGGATACAAAGGGGAAGTTGATTTGGACTATTATCTTTCTCAACTTCCAGAAAAGGAATATATTCTCCTCCAAGGCTTGAGAATTCCTCATTTAAAGACCCACTTTCAAATCGATACCCTTCTTCTATATCCTTCATTTTTTATTAATTTCGAATCCAAAAACTACGCAGGCGAAATTGACATTGATATAGCATTTGATCAATTAATCAGAACGATTGATGGAAAACAAGATATATATGGGAATCCCATTTTACAGGCGAAGACCCAAACCACAAATTTAATCACCTGGCTTAATAACAATTCCTTCTCCTTCCCGCCTATAGAGTATTTCGTCACCATCAGCAGCTCCCAAACAATGATTAAAAACTCAAACAAGTCTCCAGAAGTATTCTATAGACTTTGCCGCACCGCGCGCGCGCTTTATAAAATTGAGGAAGTGAAATTAAAATATAAATCCGAAACTCTCACAATAAAGGACCTAAAGAAGATTGCTCACAAATTAATAAAATCCGATCAGCCACTAATCATTAATCCAAAAGAATTGAATCTCCCGCTTACTGATTTGACAAAAGGAATCCAATGTCCTGAATGTCAGGTATTTGGGATGAAAAGAATTCATGGAAATTGGCTATGTTCCTCTTGCGGCCACCTTTCAAAAACTGCCCATATCTCCGCTATTAAAGACTTTTTTCTATTACATGGTTTTTCCATTAATAATAGACAGCTTCGTGACTTTTTAGGCATTGACTCTGTTGATCTTGCTACTCATATATTAAAGTCGCTTAATCTTATCTCTACCGGATCAAAGAAAAACAAAACATATTCCCCGCCGCCAGATTTTTTCAAATGA
- a CDS encoding GntP family permease, protein MLSMIGLIGGLALLIYLTMRGMNLLIVGPISALFVAVFSGMPLFPQLVEEGAANFVGNYMSGFSGFVTAWYMMFLLGAIFGKVMEDSGAADSVSELIVEKLGMKYAVLAIVAACAVLTYGGVSLFVVAFSVYPMALSLFRQANLPRRFIPAALAFGSVTFTMTSAGSPEIQNWIPIQFLDTTPVAGWEVSAIVAVFMMIFGYWWLKRMITKAVARGEKFEARKTDPMLEKRALPHPLMGLIPLVVVLVISFVFHDSLKQSALIIALLGGVVSAYLLNRKYFKNFWEALSEGTMGALIAIGNTAAVVGFGGVAKAVPAFQTAVDAMTNIPGSPLIGAAIAVSVIAGMTGSASGGQAIALPLLAPHYMDMGVNPEALHRVAAISSGALDSLPHNGYVVTTVRAICGESHQDAYNPVAAVTVIVPLIGVAIAIVLFSLGLGI, encoded by the coding sequence ATGCTGAGTATGATTGGGTTGATTGGCGGTCTGGCTTTGTTGATTTATCTGACGATGAGAGGCATGAATCTGCTGATTGTCGGGCCGATTTCTGCGTTGTTTGTTGCTGTGTTCAGCGGAATGCCGTTGTTTCCGCAGCTGGTTGAAGAAGGAGCTGCTAACTTTGTCGGCAACTATATGTCTGGGTTTTCTGGTTTTGTTACTGCCTGGTACATGATGTTCCTTCTTGGGGCGATTTTTGGAAAAGTGATGGAGGACAGCGGAGCGGCTGACAGTGTTTCTGAGTTAATCGTCGAGAAGCTGGGCATGAAGTATGCAGTGCTTGCGATTGTCGCGGCCTGTGCCGTGTTGACCTATGGCGGCGTCAGCTTGTTTGTTGTCGCATTTTCAGTTTATCCAATGGCATTGAGCTTGTTCAGGCAGGCGAATTTGCCTAGGCGATTCATTCCGGCTGCATTGGCCTTCGGATCGGTCACTTTTACAATGACTTCTGCCGGTTCTCCGGAAATCCAGAACTGGATTCCTATTCAATTCCTGGATACTACCCCGGTTGCAGGCTGGGAGGTCAGTGCCATCGTTGCCGTCTTCATGATGATCTTTGGCTACTGGTGGCTGAAACGAATGATTACAAAAGCGGTTGCAAGAGGCGAGAAGTTCGAAGCGAGGAAGACAGATCCAATGCTGGAAAAAAGGGCGCTGCCTCATCCTTTGATGGGCCTTATTCCTTTAGTTGTGGTACTGGTGATTTCATTCGTTTTCCATGATTCATTGAAACAATCAGCACTGATCATTGCTCTTCTTGGCGGGGTTGTATCTGCCTATCTATTAAATCGCAAGTACTTCAAAAATTTCTGGGAAGCACTTTCAGAAGGAACGATGGGTGCCTTAATTGCGATTGGAAACACTGCTGCTGTCGTAGGATTCGGGGGTGTCGCAAAAGCAGTGCCGGCTTTCCAGACGGCGGTTGATGCGATGACAAACATACCTGGAAGCCCATTGATTGGGGCGGCAATTGCCGTGAGTGTCATTGCCGGGATGACTGGTTCTGCATCCGGCGGTCAGGCTATTGCGCTTCCATTGCTTGCACCTCACTACATGGATATGGGCGTCAATCCGGAAGCACTGCACAGGGTAGCTGCCATTTCCTCCGGAGCACTGGATTCACTGCCGCATAACGGGTACGTGGTCACGACTGTCCGGGCGATCTGTGGCGAGTCCCATCAGGATGCATACAATCCAGTTGCGGCTGTGACTGTCATTGTGCCGTTGATTGGTGTGGCAATTGCGATTGTTCTATTTTCTCTAGGATTAGGTATTTAA
- a CDS encoding 3-hydroxybutyrate dehydrogenase, whose protein sequence is MVKDKVVMITGAAQGIGYEIAKSFAEQGGKVFLSDLQEEAVEKAAASLREIGHDAAGFKCDVTSEKDIKESVAKCLEHFGTVDVLINNAGLQYVSTIEDFPTEKFELLIKVMLTAPFITLKHVLPVMKKQGSGRVINMASINGLVGFAGKAAYNSAKHGVIGLTKVAALETAEHGITVNAVCPGYVDTPLVRNQLCSLAETRNVPLEKVLEEVIFPLVPQKRLLAVDEIASYVMFLASDAAKGITGQAAVIDGGYTIQ, encoded by the coding sequence ATGGTAAAAGATAAAGTTGTGATGATTACCGGTGCCGCCCAGGGAATCGGGTATGAGATCGCCAAGAGTTTTGCTGAGCAGGGCGGAAAGGTATTTTTGTCAGATTTACAGGAAGAAGCTGTGGAGAAGGCGGCTGCAAGTCTGCGTGAAATAGGGCATGATGCCGCTGGCTTTAAATGCGATGTTACCAGCGAAAAAGACATCAAGGAGTCAGTTGCAAAATGCCTTGAGCACTTTGGTACTGTCGATGTTCTCATCAATAATGCAGGCTTGCAATATGTCTCCACGATCGAAGACTTCCCAACGGAAAAATTTGAGCTGCTGATAAAAGTGATGCTAACTGCTCCATTCATAACTTTGAAGCATGTGCTGCCAGTCATGAAAAAGCAGGGTTCTGGCAGGGTGATCAACATGGCATCCATCAATGGGCTTGTTGGATTTGCCGGAAAAGCAGCATACAATAGCGCCAAGCACGGTGTGATTGGATTGACAAAGGTGGCCGCACTCGAAACGGCTGAGCACGGCATCACAGTAAACGCAGTCTGCCCCGGGTATGTTGACACACCGCTTGTGCGCAACCAGCTTTGCAGCCTTGCAGAAACACGGAATGTACCACTTGAAAAAGTACTTGAAGAAGTCATTTTTCCGCTTGTGCCGCAAAAACGGCTGCTGGCTGTCGATGAAATCGCCAGTTATGTTATGTTCCTCGCCAGTGATGCTGCGAAAGGAATCACTGGCCAGGCTGCAGTCATTGACGGAGGATATACAATTCAGTAA